In Xyrauchen texanus isolate HMW12.3.18 chromosome 13, RBS_HiC_50CHRs, whole genome shotgun sequence, a single genomic region encodes these proteins:
- the LOC127654014 gene encoding nuclear receptor coactivator 5-like isoform X1: protein MSHRRSRSNSPPSYGTNSNDPRDLERRIFVGNLPTAHMAKKDMEDLFRPYGKIQALSLFRGYGFVQFERVEEAEAAKAGHNGRIYRGYKLDVNMAAERRQNKPRSSPPRRPTSGYGDSREPRPRSRSPVGRDSRDHREGREIREPSREQRPGPPRDHDARVPGDERYRGSESREKDPHYRDEGYDRYYRGEYDYYRKKDEPFSDRYREPWNGRREPEDERVRPEERRRNELYRQYYEELQRRFDAERPVDCSVIVVNKLQKEYAETVGRKVRDLGMVVDLIFLNTEVSLTQALEDVSRARTPFAIIITQQHEVHRSCTVNILFGTPQEHRNMPIQDAMVLVANNFDSFKAEHRTKERDEIARKAAKMADDVLMRELDREGHPVSVLTAITLLSEGRFMTPEELARLIDYLRDKRERLVRSSTEPGTHPSVATHEAPQPTQTLPGLAQSTYSNLSMDSTHMPPAPATASAANQQQELQAKILSMFNSGTGATSAASTASAPQPQSYTSTLGPLTTGLQSSLATGMPKIAAVQPQGMMNPRPTLRPPMYRMPGPPRSSATSGTGINFDNPSVQKALDTLIQSGPINHLVSMGGVGQAPRPGQGMDQGPPSMSHYSRHY, encoded by the exons ATGTCGCACAGAAGAAGCCGGAGTAATTCACCACCCTCGTACGGCACCAACAGCAATGATCCCCGTGACCTGGAACGAAGGATTTTTGTCGGAAATTTGCCCACTGCACACATGGCGAAGAAGGACATGGAGGATCTGTTCAGACCCTATGGCAAAATACAGG CCTTGTCCCTGTTTCGTGGGTACGGATTTGTGCAGTTTGAACGAGTGGAAGAAGCTGAGGCCGCTAAAGCTGGACATAACGGTCGAATTTATAGAGGTTATAAACTAG ATGTAAATATGGCGGCAGAGAGAAGGCAGAATAAACCCAGGTCGAGCCCTCCACGCAG GCCCACCAGTGGTTACGGGGACAGTCGAGAGCCCCGTCCCCGCTCTCGTTCCCCAGTCGGGCGAGATTCTCGAGACCACCGTGAGGGGCGAGAGATTAGAGAGCCTAGTCGTGAGCAGCGGCCCGGTCCACCTCGTGACCATGATGCTAGAGTCCCGGGTGATGAGCGATACAGGGGGTCAGAGAGCAGGGAGAAAGATCCTCACTACAG AGATGAGGGTTATGACCGTTATTACCGCGGTGAGTACGACTATTATCGGAAAAAAGATGAGCCGTTCTCTGACCGCTACAGAGAACCCTGGAATGGCAGGAGAGAGCCAGAGG ACGAGCGCGTGCGTCCGGAAGAACGTAGGAGGAATGAACTGTATCGTCAATATTACGAAGAGCTTCAGAGGCGCTTCGATGCAGAGAGACCAGTGGACTGTTCCGTTATAGTCGTCAACAAGCTGCAGAA GGAATATGCCGAGACAGTGGGCAGAAAGGTTCGTGATCTGGGTATGGTGGTAGATCTCATCTTCCTCAATACAGAAGTGTCTTTGACTCAAGCTCTGGAGGATGTTAGTCGGGCTCGTACGCCCTTCGCCATCATTATCACCCAGCAGCACGAGGTGCATCGCTCTTGTACGGTCAACATCCTCTTTGGAACCCCACAAG AACACAGGAACATGCCAATACAGGATGCAATGGTGCTGGTGGCAAACAACTTTGACTCCTTTAAAGCCGAGCACCGCACCAAAGAAAGAGACGAGATCGCCCGGAAGGCAGCGAAAATGGCCGATGATGTGTTAATGAGGGAGCTTGACAGAGAAGGACACCCGGTCTCTGTCCTGACTGCAATCACACTGCTGTCAGAGGGCAG GTTTATGACTCCAGAGGAGTTGGCAAGGCTTATTGACTATCTGAGAGACAAACGTGAACGTCTTGTTAGAAGCAGCACTGAACCTG GCACACACCCCTCAGTCGCCACTCACGAGGCCCCTCAGCCGACCCAGACTCTACCCGGTCTGGCCCAATCGACATATTCAAATCTCTCCATGGATTCTACCCACATGCCCCCTGCACCCGCCACTGCCTCGGCCGCCAACCAACAGCAGGAACTCCAGGCTAAAATCCTCAGCATGTTCAATAGCGGCACCGGTGCCACCTCAGCGGCCAGCACTGCTTCAGCACCCCAACCACAGTCCTACACCTCCACCCTTGGCCCTCTAACCACTGGGCTCCAGTCCTCACTCGCCACTGGCATGCCCAAAATAGCCGCTGTCCAGCCTCAGGGTATGATGAATCCTCGTCCTACCCTGAGACCCCCTATGTATCGAATGCCGGGCCCGCCAAGGTCGTCGGCCACCTCGGGCACTGGGATTAACTTTGATAACCCCAGTGTGCAGAAAGCCCTGGATACGCTCATCCAGAGCGGGCCCATTAACCACTTGGTGAGTATGGGAGGTGTGGGGCAAGCACCTAGGCCCGGGCAGGGGATGGATCAGGGGCCACCATCCATGTCCCACTATTCTCGTCATTACTGA
- the LOC127654014 gene encoding nuclear receptor coactivator 5-like isoform X2: MSHRRSRSNSPPSYGTNSNDPRDLERRIFVGNLPTAHMAKKDMEDLFRPYGKIQDVNMAAERRQNKPRSSPPRRPTSGYGDSREPRPRSRSPVGRDSRDHREGREIREPSREQRPGPPRDHDARVPGDERYRGSESREKDPHYRDEGYDRYYRGEYDYYRKKDEPFSDRYREPWNGRREPEDERVRPEERRRNELYRQYYEELQRRFDAERPVDCSVIVVNKLQKEYAETVGRKVRDLGMVVDLIFLNTEVSLTQALEDVSRARTPFAIIITQQHEVHRSCTVNILFGTPQEHRNMPIQDAMVLVANNFDSFKAEHRTKERDEIARKAAKMADDVLMRELDREGHPVSVLTAITLLSEGRFMTPEELARLIDYLRDKRERLVRSSTEPGTHPSVATHEAPQPTQTLPGLAQSTYSNLSMDSTHMPPAPATASAANQQQELQAKILSMFNSGTGATSAASTASAPQPQSYTSTLGPLTTGLQSSLATGMPKIAAVQPQGMMNPRPTLRPPMYRMPGPPRSSATSGTGINFDNPSVQKALDTLIQSGPINHLVSMGGVGQAPRPGQGMDQGPPSMSHYSRHY, from the exons ATGTCGCACAGAAGAAGCCGGAGTAATTCACCACCCTCGTACGGCACCAACAGCAATGATCCCCGTGACCTGGAACGAAGGATTTTTGTCGGAAATTTGCCCACTGCACACATGGCGAAGAAGGACATGGAGGATCTGTTCAGACCCTATGGCAAAATACAGG ATGTAAATATGGCGGCAGAGAGAAGGCAGAATAAACCCAGGTCGAGCCCTCCACGCAG GCCCACCAGTGGTTACGGGGACAGTCGAGAGCCCCGTCCCCGCTCTCGTTCCCCAGTCGGGCGAGATTCTCGAGACCACCGTGAGGGGCGAGAGATTAGAGAGCCTAGTCGTGAGCAGCGGCCCGGTCCACCTCGTGACCATGATGCTAGAGTCCCGGGTGATGAGCGATACAGGGGGTCAGAGAGCAGGGAGAAAGATCCTCACTACAG AGATGAGGGTTATGACCGTTATTACCGCGGTGAGTACGACTATTATCGGAAAAAAGATGAGCCGTTCTCTGACCGCTACAGAGAACCCTGGAATGGCAGGAGAGAGCCAGAGG ACGAGCGCGTGCGTCCGGAAGAACGTAGGAGGAATGAACTGTATCGTCAATATTACGAAGAGCTTCAGAGGCGCTTCGATGCAGAGAGACCAGTGGACTGTTCCGTTATAGTCGTCAACAAGCTGCAGAA GGAATATGCCGAGACAGTGGGCAGAAAGGTTCGTGATCTGGGTATGGTGGTAGATCTCATCTTCCTCAATACAGAAGTGTCTTTGACTCAAGCTCTGGAGGATGTTAGTCGGGCTCGTACGCCCTTCGCCATCATTATCACCCAGCAGCACGAGGTGCATCGCTCTTGTACGGTCAACATCCTCTTTGGAACCCCACAAG AACACAGGAACATGCCAATACAGGATGCAATGGTGCTGGTGGCAAACAACTTTGACTCCTTTAAAGCCGAGCACCGCACCAAAGAAAGAGACGAGATCGCCCGGAAGGCAGCGAAAATGGCCGATGATGTGTTAATGAGGGAGCTTGACAGAGAAGGACACCCGGTCTCTGTCCTGACTGCAATCACACTGCTGTCAGAGGGCAG GTTTATGACTCCAGAGGAGTTGGCAAGGCTTATTGACTATCTGAGAGACAAACGTGAACGTCTTGTTAGAAGCAGCACTGAACCTG GCACACACCCCTCAGTCGCCACTCACGAGGCCCCTCAGCCGACCCAGACTCTACCCGGTCTGGCCCAATCGACATATTCAAATCTCTCCATGGATTCTACCCACATGCCCCCTGCACCCGCCACTGCCTCGGCCGCCAACCAACAGCAGGAACTCCAGGCTAAAATCCTCAGCATGTTCAATAGCGGCACCGGTGCCACCTCAGCGGCCAGCACTGCTTCAGCACCCCAACCACAGTCCTACACCTCCACCCTTGGCCCTCTAACCACTGGGCTCCAGTCCTCACTCGCCACTGGCATGCCCAAAATAGCCGCTGTCCAGCCTCAGGGTATGATGAATCCTCGTCCTACCCTGAGACCCCCTATGTATCGAATGCCGGGCCCGCCAAGGTCGTCGGCCACCTCGGGCACTGGGATTAACTTTGATAACCCCAGTGTGCAGAAAGCCCTGGATACGCTCATCCAGAGCGGGCCCATTAACCACTTGGTGAGTATGGGAGGTGTGGGGCAAGCACCTAGGCCCGGGCAGGGGATGGATCAGGGGCCACCATCCATGTCCCACTATTCTCGTCATTACTGA
- the LOC127654014 gene encoding nuclear receptor coactivator 5-like isoform X3 translates to MAAERRQNKPRSSPPRRPTSGYGDSREPRPRSRSPVGRDSRDHREGREIREPSREQRPGPPRDHDARVPGDERYRGSESREKDPHYRDEGYDRYYRGEYDYYRKKDEPFSDRYREPWNGRREPEDERVRPEERRRNELYRQYYEELQRRFDAERPVDCSVIVVNKLQKEYAETVGRKVRDLGMVVDLIFLNTEVSLTQALEDVSRARTPFAIIITQQHEVHRSCTVNILFGTPQEHRNMPIQDAMVLVANNFDSFKAEHRTKERDEIARKAAKMADDVLMRELDREGHPVSVLTAITLLSEGRFMTPEELARLIDYLRDKRERLVRSSTEPGTHPSVATHEAPQPTQTLPGLAQSTYSNLSMDSTHMPPAPATASAANQQQELQAKILSMFNSGTGATSAASTASAPQPQSYTSTLGPLTTGLQSSLATGMPKIAAVQPQGMMNPRPTLRPPMYRMPGPPRSSATSGTGINFDNPSVQKALDTLIQSGPINHLVSMGGVGQAPRPGQGMDQGPPSMSHYSRHY, encoded by the exons ATGGCGGCAGAGAGAAGGCAGAATAAACCCAGGTCGAGCCCTCCACGCAG GCCCACCAGTGGTTACGGGGACAGTCGAGAGCCCCGTCCCCGCTCTCGTTCCCCAGTCGGGCGAGATTCTCGAGACCACCGTGAGGGGCGAGAGATTAGAGAGCCTAGTCGTGAGCAGCGGCCCGGTCCACCTCGTGACCATGATGCTAGAGTCCCGGGTGATGAGCGATACAGGGGGTCAGAGAGCAGGGAGAAAGATCCTCACTACAG AGATGAGGGTTATGACCGTTATTACCGCGGTGAGTACGACTATTATCGGAAAAAAGATGAGCCGTTCTCTGACCGCTACAGAGAACCCTGGAATGGCAGGAGAGAGCCAGAGG ACGAGCGCGTGCGTCCGGAAGAACGTAGGAGGAATGAACTGTATCGTCAATATTACGAAGAGCTTCAGAGGCGCTTCGATGCAGAGAGACCAGTGGACTGTTCCGTTATAGTCGTCAACAAGCTGCAGAA GGAATATGCCGAGACAGTGGGCAGAAAGGTTCGTGATCTGGGTATGGTGGTAGATCTCATCTTCCTCAATACAGAAGTGTCTTTGACTCAAGCTCTGGAGGATGTTAGTCGGGCTCGTACGCCCTTCGCCATCATTATCACCCAGCAGCACGAGGTGCATCGCTCTTGTACGGTCAACATCCTCTTTGGAACCCCACAAG AACACAGGAACATGCCAATACAGGATGCAATGGTGCTGGTGGCAAACAACTTTGACTCCTTTAAAGCCGAGCACCGCACCAAAGAAAGAGACGAGATCGCCCGGAAGGCAGCGAAAATGGCCGATGATGTGTTAATGAGGGAGCTTGACAGAGAAGGACACCCGGTCTCTGTCCTGACTGCAATCACACTGCTGTCAGAGGGCAG GTTTATGACTCCAGAGGAGTTGGCAAGGCTTATTGACTATCTGAGAGACAAACGTGAACGTCTTGTTAGAAGCAGCACTGAACCTG GCACACACCCCTCAGTCGCCACTCACGAGGCCCCTCAGCCGACCCAGACTCTACCCGGTCTGGCCCAATCGACATATTCAAATCTCTCCATGGATTCTACCCACATGCCCCCTGCACCCGCCACTGCCTCGGCCGCCAACCAACAGCAGGAACTCCAGGCTAAAATCCTCAGCATGTTCAATAGCGGCACCGGTGCCACCTCAGCGGCCAGCACTGCTTCAGCACCCCAACCACAGTCCTACACCTCCACCCTTGGCCCTCTAACCACTGGGCTCCAGTCCTCACTCGCCACTGGCATGCCCAAAATAGCCGCTGTCCAGCCTCAGGGTATGATGAATCCTCGTCCTACCCTGAGACCCCCTATGTATCGAATGCCGGGCCCGCCAAGGTCGTCGGCCACCTCGGGCACTGGGATTAACTTTGATAACCCCAGTGTGCAGAAAGCCCTGGATACGCTCATCCAGAGCGGGCCCATTAACCACTTGGTGAGTATGGGAGGTGTGGGGCAAGCACCTAGGCCCGGGCAGGGGATGGATCAGGGGCCACCATCCATGTCCCACTATTCTCGTCATTACTGA